The following proteins come from a genomic window of Gimesia chilikensis:
- the dnaG gene encoding DNA primase: MSPGFDQHFKELVRQRTDLVELVAESVQLTPNGRDFKGLCPFHNDHNPSMVISPERGTWRCWVCNLGGDCFSWVMEYDRVDFFEALKILAEKAHLEVPKFTPRHSQGGQQPLEKSSLYDVMKWAEAQFHECLMETSVGEYARRYLMEDRGFTEETMRQFNLGFHPDDWQWLVNRSRNRFPEQLLLEAKLIFRKEGQSRCSDYFVNRVMFPVHDERKRVVAFGGRILPGADSAKLAKYFNSPESVIFTKSKLLFGLDEARQGIRETETVVVVEGYTDCITAHQFGVTNVVATLGTALTESHVTYLKRLARKVVLVFDGDTAGQQAAERALTKFIAQEVDLRILTLPAGQDPADFLEQQGAKSLQQLIAEAPEAWNFKLNLCVQKFGLESIDGQHRILEEMLELLAASPNLTGKIREDIILRKLADRLSLNETVVRKRLSEVKQKQNPSLNPSVPSNDPHSTPSADHTSGIGGTSENSAKDNQLESELLEIIFVYPECVPQIHQHISPANLKDPRLRFLYQLSIDLTEEGIVPEMNRILDRVDDPDMKQLVVKIDFQAHEKAIHTKLHSSPVPHEGIPHFLKHSIQNLKWREEREHHERTKGVLVQNVQNNTLSSDAKELLKKASEFHQKRHKKNSLETH, encoded by the coding sequence GTGTCGCCAGGATTTGATCAACATTTCAAAGAACTGGTCCGCCAGAGGACAGACCTGGTAGAACTGGTCGCAGAGTCGGTTCAGCTGACTCCCAATGGACGCGATTTCAAAGGATTGTGTCCTTTTCATAACGACCACAATCCGTCCATGGTCATCTCCCCCGAACGTGGAACCTGGCGCTGCTGGGTCTGTAACCTCGGTGGAGACTGCTTTTCCTGGGTGATGGAATACGACCGGGTCGACTTTTTCGAGGCACTCAAGATTCTGGCCGAGAAGGCCCATCTGGAAGTTCCCAAGTTTACCCCCCGTCATTCGCAGGGTGGACAGCAGCCATTAGAGAAGTCGAGTCTGTATGACGTCATGAAATGGGCGGAAGCACAGTTCCATGAATGTCTGATGGAGACTTCGGTGGGAGAATATGCCCGCCGTTACCTGATGGAAGACCGGGGCTTTACCGAAGAGACCATGCGGCAGTTTAATCTCGGTTTTCATCCGGATGACTGGCAATGGCTGGTCAATCGATCACGCAATCGTTTTCCCGAACAGCTGCTGCTGGAAGCAAAACTGATCTTCAGAAAAGAGGGACAGTCACGTTGTTCTGATTATTTCGTTAATCGGGTGATGTTTCCGGTTCACGACGAGCGAAAGCGGGTTGTTGCATTCGGGGGACGTATCCTGCCCGGAGCCGATTCAGCAAAACTGGCGAAATATTTTAACAGTCCGGAAAGTGTGATTTTCACTAAGAGCAAACTGCTGTTTGGCTTGGATGAAGCGCGACAGGGAATTCGCGAAACGGAGACAGTTGTCGTAGTCGAAGGGTACACTGATTGCATTACAGCGCATCAGTTTGGAGTGACCAATGTCGTAGCCACACTGGGGACGGCTCTGACAGAATCTCATGTGACTTATCTCAAACGGCTGGCACGTAAAGTCGTACTGGTATTTGATGGTGATACCGCAGGACAGCAGGCTGCGGAGCGGGCTTTAACGAAATTCATCGCTCAGGAAGTAGATTTACGTATTTTAACGCTGCCGGCAGGCCAGGATCCGGCAGATTTTCTGGAACAGCAGGGGGCAAAGAGTTTGCAGCAGTTGATCGCAGAAGCCCCGGAAGCCTGGAATTTTAAATTGAATCTCTGTGTTCAGAAATTTGGACTGGAGTCAATTGATGGACAACACCGAATTTTAGAAGAAATGCTGGAGCTTCTGGCCGCAAGTCCAAACTTAACCGGCAAAATACGTGAAGATATCATATTAAGAAAGTTAGCAGATCGACTGAGCTTAAACGAAACTGTTGTCCGAAAACGATTAAGTGAAGTCAAACAGAAGCAAAACCCCAGTCTGAATCCGAGTGTCCCTTCAAACGACCCCCATTCAACTCCGAGTGCAGACCACACCTCCGGAATCGGTGGAACTTCAGAAAATTCAGCGAAAGATAATCAACTTGAGAGCGAACTTCTTGAAATCATCTTTGTATACCCCGAATGTGTTCCCCAGATTCATCAACATATATCACCAGCCAACCTGAAAGATCCCCGTCTACGCTTTCTTTACCAGTTAAGCATCGACTTAACGGAAGAGGGGATCGTCCCGGAAATGAATCGTATTCTGGATCGTGTTGACGATCCGGACATGAAGCAGCTGGTCGTCAAAATCGACTTTCAGGCCCACGAAAAAGCGATTCACACCAAACTCCACTCTTCGCCTGTTCCCCATGAAGGGATTCCCCATTTTCTGAAACATTCGATTCAGAATCTCAAATGGCGGGAAGAACGGGAACATCATGAACGGACCAAAGGAGTTCTGGTCCAGAACGTTCAGAACAATACTTTGAGTTCCGATGCCAAGGAGCTGTTGAAGAAGGCATCCGAGTTCCACCAGAAACGACATAAAAAGAATTCACTTGAGACTCATTAA
- a CDS encoding DUF58 domain-containing protein — protein sequence MPNAEQYLKPEVIQTVARLDLRAKFIVEGFLSGLHASPYHGFSVEFSEHRRYTQGDDPRDIDWQVYAKTDRYYIKKYQAETNLTGYLVIDLSESMAYTYRQQLSKFDYGICLAASLAYMMIHQQDPVGLITFGDKIRDFLPPRSRRGQLGNILAMLANSQPVGTTEVSQNLQQIASMVKHRSLLMIFSDLLTDQKSVLDSLQRLRYAGHDVILFHILDEAEVYFPFEGMVDLQEPEQGESMVLDAEGMKADYLEAVQEMRETYREKLFAMGVDYVPLDTSMPFDKALIEYLSQRKARF from the coding sequence ATGCCGAATGCAGAACAATACCTCAAACCGGAAGTCATCCAGACCGTGGCCCGGCTCGATCTGCGGGCCAAATTCATCGTGGAAGGCTTTCTGAGCGGCCTGCATGCCAGCCCCTATCACGGTTTCAGTGTCGAATTCAGCGAACACCGACGCTACACCCAGGGGGACGACCCGCGCGACATCGACTGGCAGGTCTACGCCAAAACCGATCGCTACTACATCAAAAAGTACCAAGCAGAGACGAACCTGACCGGTTACCTGGTGATCGATCTTTCTGAAAGTATGGCTTATACCTATCGCCAGCAGCTCTCCAAATTTGATTACGGGATCTGCCTGGCCGCGTCGCTGGCCTACATGATGATCCACCAGCAGGATCCGGTCGGCCTGATCACCTTTGGTGACAAGATCCGGGATTTCCTGCCTCCCCGCAGTAGACGGGGACAGCTGGGGAACATACTGGCGATGCTCGCCAACTCCCAACCTGTTGGGACGACGGAGGTTTCACAAAACCTGCAGCAGATCGCTTCGATGGTCAAACACCGCAGTCTGCTGATGATTTTCTCGGATCTGCTGACCGATCAGAAGAGCGTGCTCGACAGTCTGCAGCGTCTCCGTTACGCCGGCCACGACGTCATCCTGTTCCACATTCTGGACGAAGCAGAGGTCTACTTCCCTTTCGAGGGGATGGTCGATCTTCAGGAACCCGAACAGGGCGAGTCCATGGTTCTGGATGCGGAGGGCATGAAAGCCGACTATCTCGAGGCGGTTCAGGAAATGCGGGAGACCTATCGCGAGAAACTGTTCGCGATGGGCGTCGATTACGTTCCCCTGGATACCAGCATGCCGTTTGATAAAGCGCTGATTGAGTATCTTTCCCAGCGAAAAGCCCGTTTTTAA
- a CDS encoding zinc ribbon domain-containing protein: protein MSTTAASLKALHHLYLRMHDVNLKLEQGPKRIKLKEQFAQKQEEHLKTVQEQITQLKKQVQQKNLDLQSNEAKILDLKGKLNTASSNKEFDIIKGQIAADQMANSVLEDEILELMDKIDAKDQEAKDWEAKIKTAYADAKKVEQDFESAKASLDEEIKECQAAITDAEQIIPADLKVQFSRLTRSHGAGALANVAGKFCSACNVMIEPQLRVELNSGRLVFCKSCGRLLYMDDTLE, encoded by the coding sequence ATGTCAACAACTGCTGCCAGTTTGAAAGCCTTACATCATCTCTATCTGAGAATGCATGATGTGAACCTGAAATTGGAACAAGGCCCCAAACGCATCAAGCTGAAAGAACAGTTTGCACAAAAGCAGGAAGAGCACCTCAAAACCGTCCAGGAGCAGATTACCCAGTTAAAGAAACAGGTCCAGCAGAAGAATCTCGACTTACAGTCGAATGAAGCCAAAATTCTGGATCTGAAGGGAAAACTCAATACGGCCTCTTCCAACAAAGAGTTTGACATTATTAAAGGGCAGATCGCCGCTGACCAGATGGCAAACAGCGTACTGGAAGATGAAATCCTCGAACTGATGGATAAAATCGACGCGAAAGATCAGGAAGCGAAAGACTGGGAAGCGAAAATCAAAACTGCTTACGCTGATGCCAAAAAAGTCGAACAGGACTTTGAATCTGCCAAAGCATCGCTCGATGAAGAAATCAAGGAATGCCAGGCAGCGATCACCGATGCCGAGCAGATTATCCCCGCTGATCTCAAAGTTCAGTTTTCCCGTCTGACTCGCTCTCACGGTGCAGGTGCATTGGCAAATGTGGCAGGCAAGTTCTGTTCTGCCTGTAATGTCATGATCGAGCCTCAGCTGCGGGTCGAGCTGAATTCCGGTCGGCTGGTGTTCTGTAAGTCCTGCGGACGTCTGCTCTATATGGATGACACCCTGGAGTAA
- a CDS encoding ABC transporter ATP-binding protein, with protein MDNESVIQISNLTKIYRDFWGRKKVRALNSLSLEVKKGEIFGLLGPNGSGKTTTLKLLLGLLFPSEGEIKVLGQPASNVEKNERIGYLPEESYLYRFLNAEETLDFYGRLFKISPKERRERAAELIEKVGLGHAKRRQLKEYSKGMTRRIGLAQALINNPDLVMLDEPTSGLDPLGTDDMKRMIVELKEQGKTVLMCSHLLADVQDVCDRIAILYGGELKVMGRVDDLLKEQEETQILTSRLSDEAIKEIEQVVAKHNGKVDAIDHPTATLESLFLKTVQESKERPGQRFVPETETKKAAE; from the coding sequence ATGGACAACGAGTCAGTCATTCAGATCAGCAATCTGACAAAGATCTATCGTGATTTCTGGGGCCGCAAGAAAGTTCGCGCTCTCAACTCTTTAAGCCTCGAAGTGAAAAAAGGCGAAATCTTTGGTCTGCTGGGTCCGAACGGGTCCGGAAAGACGACCACTCTGAAACTGCTGCTGGGTCTGCTGTTTCCCTCGGAAGGGGAAATCAAGGTTCTGGGCCAGCCTGCCTCGAACGTGGAGAAGAACGAGCGGATCGGTTACCTGCCGGAAGAATCCTATCTGTATCGCTTCCTGAATGCAGAAGAAACCCTCGACTTCTACGGGCGTCTGTTCAAAATTTCTCCCAAGGAACGCCGCGAACGCGCCGCCGAGCTGATCGAAAAGGTCGGACTGGGACACGCCAAACGTCGTCAGCTGAAAGAATACTCCAAAGGGATGACCCGCCGTATCGGTCTGGCTCAGGCCCTGATCAACAACCCCGACCTGGTCATGCTCGACGAACCGACGAGTGGTCTGGACCCGCTGGGTACCGACGACATGAAACGCATGATCGTCGAGCTGAAAGAACAGGGCAAGACCGTGCTGATGTGCAGCCACCTGCTGGCTGACGTGCAGGACGTGTGTGACCGGATCGCGATTCTCTACGGCGGCGAACTCAAAGTGATGGGCCGCGTGGATGACCTGCTGAAAGAACAGGAAGAGACCCAGATCCTGACGTCTCGCCTGAGTGATGAAGCCATCAAAGAGATCGAACAGGTCGTCGCCAAACACAATGGTAAGGTCGATGCCATCGATCACCCGACAGCAACTCTGGAATCCCTGTTCCTGAAAACGGTTCAGGAAAGTAAAGAACGACCGGGTCAGCGCTTTGTTCCCGAGACGGAAACGAAGAAGGCCGCTGAATAA
- the rpoD gene encoding RNA polymerase sigma factor RpoD: protein MHRLDARLNELIENGIKQGYLTYDQVSAYLPDEALNPEKLDNLLLTIEEIDLDIIPDQVITVLQPEKPKGRTRSDDLSRKIDDPVRMYLTQMGEIPLLTRDEEIRLAKKIEITRRRFRRELLSSDYAMRQAIDILDKVHKTELPFDRTIKVSVTEGLEKNQILGRMPHNLKTLEYLSSKNNADFQRFIDPEMTKTQRREAYATLMKRRRKMATLIEELSLRTQRLQIGMKRLEQISQRMTELEDQIRDLDDLRVKNSKDDRANLERELQDLVMMTMETPETLRERIKAVKQRYLDYETAMRELSGGNLRLVVSIAKKYRNRGLSFLDLIQEGNTGLMRAVDKYEYRRGYKFSTYATWWIRQAITRAIADQARTIRIPVHMIETMSKLRKVSKQLLQENGREPTLEETAEVAGISLEETRRVLKISRHPISLDRPVGESEDSYFGDFIEDSDSDSPVNTASQEMLKDKIDHVLKTLTYREREIIKLRFGLGDGYTYTLEEVGRIFKVTRERVRQIEAKAVRKLQHPVRSKQLQGFIEGLVPDWGQTESEEESADTTASASI, encoded by the coding sequence GTGCACCGACTCGACGCCCGATTGAATGAACTGATTGAAAATGGAATAAAGCAGGGTTATCTGACTTATGATCAGGTCAGCGCTTATCTGCCCGATGAAGCGCTGAATCCTGAGAAGCTGGATAACCTCCTGCTGACCATTGAGGAAATCGACTTAGACATTATTCCCGATCAGGTCATCACGGTGCTCCAGCCGGAGAAGCCGAAGGGACGGACCCGTTCCGATGACCTCTCCCGGAAAATCGATGATCCGGTTCGGATGTACCTCACACAGATGGGTGAAATTCCGCTGCTGACCCGGGACGAAGAAATTCGCCTGGCGAAGAAAATCGAAATCACCCGTCGTCGCTTCCGCCGCGAGCTGCTCAGCAGCGACTACGCCATGCGGCAGGCCATCGACATTCTGGACAAGGTTCACAAAACCGAGCTGCCGTTCGACCGGACGATTAAAGTGTCTGTTACCGAAGGTCTGGAAAAGAATCAGATCCTGGGGCGGATGCCTCACAACCTGAAAACCCTGGAATACCTCAGCAGTAAGAACAATGCTGACTTCCAGCGGTTCATCGATCCGGAAATGACCAAGACTCAGCGGCGTGAAGCGTATGCGACGCTGATGAAACGCCGCCGGAAAATGGCAACTCTGATCGAAGAACTCAGCCTGCGGACGCAACGTCTGCAGATCGGCATGAAGCGTCTCGAACAGATTTCACAGCGAATGACCGAACTGGAAGATCAGATCCGGGATCTCGATGATCTCCGCGTCAAGAACTCCAAAGACGATCGTGCAAACCTCGAACGGGAACTGCAGGATCTGGTCATGATGACAATGGAAACACCGGAAACCCTGCGGGAACGCATCAAAGCGGTCAAGCAGCGGTACCTCGATTACGAAACCGCGATGCGTGAACTGTCCGGCGGTAACCTGCGTCTGGTGGTTTCAATCGCCAAGAAATACCGCAACCGTGGCCTGAGCTTCCTGGACCTGATTCAGGAAGGCAATACCGGCCTCATGCGTGCGGTCGACAAATACGAATATCGTCGCGGTTATAAATTCTCGACATACGCCACCTGGTGGATTCGTCAGGCCATTACCCGGGCGATTGCAGACCAGGCACGAACCATTCGTATTCCTGTGCACATGATCGAAACCATGTCCAAACTGCGTAAAGTCAGCAAACAGCTGCTGCAGGAAAATGGACGTGAGCCCACCCTGGAAGAAACGGCAGAAGTCGCCGGCATCAGCCTGGAAGAGACCCGCCGCGTACTCAAGATTTCGCGACATCCGATCAGTCTGGACCGTCCCGTCGGCGAGAGCGAAGACAGCTACTTCGGTGACTTCATTGAAGACTCCGATTCGGACAGCCCGGTCAACACCGCCAGCCAGGAAATGCTCAAGGACAAGATTGATCATGTCCTGAAGACCCTCACTTATCGTGAGCGGGAGATCATCAAACTGCGGTTTGGTCTGGGAGACGGATACACCTACACGCTGGAAGAAGTCGGTCGGATCTTCAAAGTGACCCGCGAACGTGTCCGCCAGATCGAAGCCAAGGCGGTACGCAAGCTGCAACATCCGGTTCGCAGCAAACAGCTGCAGGGCTTTATTGAAGGTCTGGTCCCCGACTGGGGCCAGACGGAGTCCGAGGAGGAATCCGCGGATACAACGGCCTCAGCCAGTATCTGA